A region from the Rhodothermus sp. genome encodes:
- a CDS encoding helix-turn-helix transcriptional regulator has protein sequence MRDPAVLESMRRLAHDLRRIREKQKRTLQEIHNETKIALELLEHFERTALYDHDRYNLVYLRSFARTYATAVGIDPAPVLQALAQAFEGRYRNQLAVQFLGEEPLPEPEVEVVEAPVPATPPAGQPVQQSTPSLPLVPTPGGLERLERSRPWKAWMLRAVMAAAVGVGLWYLLRPTVAPPTEPLPMDTAGVPVVAADTAAAIEAATATAPVLRDTITATVIAAFDKVDPIRIRVDRDLRRPYWIEQGDSLRFRFTERIILENQLDDIQLRLDGYPYPTDRRDAQGRIVITREQLQAYLDSLTRRAVRVPSREASRPPKP, from the coding sequence ATGCGTGATCCGGCAGTCCTGGAAAGTATGCGCCGACTGGCGCACGACTTGCGACGCATTCGGGAAAAGCAAAAGCGCACGCTCCAGGAAATCCATAACGAGACCAAGATTGCGCTGGAGCTGCTTGAGCACTTTGAACGTACGGCGCTCTATGACCATGACCGATACAATCTCGTCTATCTCCGTTCGTTTGCCCGGACGTATGCCACAGCGGTAGGCATTGACCCGGCGCCGGTACTGCAAGCACTTGCGCAGGCCTTCGAAGGGCGCTATCGCAATCAGCTGGCCGTGCAGTTCCTGGGGGAAGAACCCCTTCCGGAGCCGGAAGTGGAAGTCGTCGAGGCGCCAGTACCTGCGACTCCTCCAGCAGGTCAGCCCGTCCAGCAATCCACGCCCTCGTTACCCCTGGTACCTACACCGGGAGGGTTAGAACGGCTGGAACGTTCTCGGCCCTGGAAAGCGTGGATGCTCAGGGCTGTTATGGCCGCTGCTGTAGGAGTGGGTCTCTGGTATCTGTTACGGCCGACTGTTGCACCGCCGACGGAGCCGCTGCCGATGGATACGGCCGGGGTCCCGGTGGTTGCAGCTGATACGGCAGCCGCTATCGAAGCAGCTACTGCCACAGCACCGGTACTGCGCGATACTATTACGGCGACTGTAATCGCTGCTTTTGACAAGGTCGATCCTATCCGCATTCGGGTAGACCGCGATTTACGCCGGCCTTACTGGATTGAGCAGGGAGACTCTCTGCGCTTTCGTTTTACCGAGCGCATCATTCTGGAGAACCAGCTGGACGATATTCAACTGCGATTGGATGGTTATCCATACCCTACCGATCGTCGCGATGCGCAGGGGCGCATCGTAATCACACGGGAGCAATTGCAAGCCTATCTTGATTCCCTGACGCGTCGCGCAGTGCGGGTGCCGTCGCGTGAGGCGTCGCGGCCGCCGAAGCCGTAG
- the nagB gene encoding glucosamine-6-phosphate deaminase, producing MATFPSNITYRPEGMLVEIFSDYETLSDRAYEIVATLIRRKPNCVLGLATGSTPLGLYRRLVEGYRRGELDFSKVTTFNLDEYVGLPPGHPQSYHHFMWEHLFRHVNIPPSNVHIPNGMADDIEAHCDWYEAQIRRAGGIDLQILGIGPNGHLAFNEPGSSLGSRTRIKTLSQATRQANARFFGSEAAVPRHAITMGIGTIMEARRLLLLAAGRTKARAVRAMLEGPISAMVPATIVQLHRFAHVLLDKEAASELAYNHHDGISEPFEVH from the coding sequence ATGGCAACGTTTCCATCCAATATAACTTATCGACCTGAAGGTATGCTGGTTGAGATCTTTTCCGATTACGAGACGCTGAGCGACCGAGCCTATGAAATTGTAGCCACCCTGATACGACGCAAACCCAACTGTGTGCTGGGCCTTGCAACAGGCAGCACACCGCTGGGCCTCTACCGGCGCCTGGTCGAAGGCTACCGACGCGGCGAACTGGATTTTTCCAAAGTGACGACTTTCAACCTTGATGAATACGTGGGGCTACCGCCCGGCCATCCCCAGAGCTACCACCATTTTATGTGGGAGCATCTTTTCCGGCACGTTAACATTCCTCCTTCCAATGTCCACATCCCCAACGGAATGGCTGACGACATTGAGGCGCACTGCGACTGGTATGAAGCACAGATCCGACGTGCGGGTGGTATTGATCTTCAGATCCTGGGCATTGGACCCAACGGTCACCTGGCGTTCAACGAGCCGGGTTCATCGCTGGGCTCACGCACGCGTATCAAGACGCTGTCACAGGCTACAAGACAGGCCAATGCACGCTTTTTCGGCAGCGAAGCGGCTGTGCCGCGCCATGCTATCACGATGGGGATCGGGACCATTATGGAGGCGCGGCGTTTGCTGTTGCTGGCCGCCGGGCGAACCAAAGCGCGCGCAGTGCGGGCTATGCTTGAAGGGCCGATCTCGGCCATGGTACCGGCCACAATCGTGCAGCTGCATCGCTTTGCGCACGTATTACTCGACAAGGAAGCCGCCTCGGAACTGGCGTATAACCATCACGACGGTATCTCTGAACCCTTTGAAGTACACTGA